In Candidatus Jettenia caeni, a single window of DNA contains:
- a CDS encoding hydrogenase expression/formation protein, which translates to MNQERILLSHGSGGKLGYQLIHEIFLKAFYNEFLSPLNDQAIFNLPTSRLAFTTDSYVVNPIFFPGGDIGKLSVCGTVNDLAVGGAEPLYLSASFIIEEGILIEELRMIVDSMAQTANHAKVKIITGDTKVVERGKGDKLFINTSGIGIVKDGIHLSPLLIKPGDAILVSGHLGDHGIAIMCHREGIQMETPVQSDCAALHELVQDVISRSNGIRAMRDPTRGGLATTLNELAASSGYGMIIKEEDIPVKEEVKGACEILGFDPLYLANEGKLIAIVSKDSAGTVLEVMRKNPLGRDASLIGTVVDEPRGKVLLETSIGNRRILDMLSGEQLPRIC; encoded by the coding sequence ATGAACCAAGAGAGAATCCTTTTATCACATGGAAGTGGCGGAAAGTTAGGTTATCAACTCATCCATGAGATATTCCTGAAGGCATTTTATAATGAATTTTTATCGCCACTGAACGATCAGGCTATCTTCAATCTTCCTACCTCAAGGCTTGCTTTTACCACAGATTCTTATGTAGTAAATCCCATCTTTTTTCCCGGAGGAGATATTGGCAAACTTTCGGTATGCGGAACAGTAAATGACCTTGCCGTAGGTGGTGCTGAGCCCCTTTACCTGAGCGCATCTTTTATTATAGAAGAAGGCATCCTGATAGAAGAGCTAAGGATGATAGTAGACTCCATGGCCCAGACCGCCAATCATGCAAAGGTTAAAATAATTACCGGAGATACGAAGGTCGTGGAGAGAGGTAAGGGAGATAAGCTGTTTATAAATACCAGTGGAATCGGCATAGTAAAAGACGGCATACATCTCTCACCCCTTCTCATAAAACCGGGCGATGCGATACTGGTATCAGGACATCTGGGTGATCATGGAATAGCTATCATGTGCCACAGGGAAGGTATTCAGATGGAAACGCCGGTTCAGAGTGATTGTGCAGCTCTCCATGAACTTGTTCAGGATGTTATATCCCGATCAAACGGGATCCGGGCAATGAGGGACCCCACCAGGGGTGGATTGGCAACCACCCTGAATGAACTGGCTGCATCTTCCGGATACGGAATGATAATAAAAGAAGAGGATATCCCCGTTAAAGAGGAAGTAAAAGGGGCTTGTGAGATATTGGGCTTTGACCCACTTTACCTCGCAAACGAAGGAAAACTCATCGCAATAGTATCGAAAGACTCAGCCGGCACGGTGCTGGAGGTTATGAGAAAAAACCCGCTTGGAAGAGATGCCTCTCTTATAGGTACTGTAGTGGATGAGCCACGAGGCAAGGTACTTCTTGAGACCTCCATAGGGAACAGGAGAATATTGGATATGCTTTCCGGGGAACAACTTCCCAGGATATGCTGA
- a CDS encoding 4Fe-4S ferredoxin iron-sulfur binding protein, translating to MIEPSLQCGDHVVLEQNHFQKLLDALIRSGYQIIGPTPGEGSIIYGKLSSVSDLPIGWTDEQEGGMYRLKKRDDKALFGYGVGPHSWKNFLFPSVQRLWQAKRDGNGFQITEEEAEIPKFAFIGVRSCDIHAISIQDKTFLQGKFVDPNYQSRREDIFLAAINCGKAGGTCFCVSMGTGPRADSGFDIAMTEILENGRHYFLTEIGTERGAGIFREIPHRKADEEEKHTANTVVEKTAGQMGRSLDTHNIKEILYRNYEHPRWDDVAQRCLACANCTLVCPTCFCAAVEDGTDVTGEHAERWRKLDSCFNLDHSYIHGGSIRSSIKSRYRQWLTHKLATWIDQFGTTGCVGCGRCITWCPVAIDITEEARAIRESDQANQQPP from the coding sequence ATGATAGAACCATCGTTACAATGCGGAGATCATGTTGTTCTGGAACAGAATCATTTCCAGAAATTACTTGATGCTTTAATCAGGAGTGGCTACCAGATTATAGGTCCTACACCCGGAGAAGGATCTATCATATATGGCAAGCTGAGCTCCGTCTCCGATCTGCCGATTGGGTGGACTGATGAGCAGGAAGGTGGTATGTATCGTCTCAAAAAACGAGATGATAAAGCGCTTTTTGGATATGGAGTAGGTCCGCATTCCTGGAAAAATTTTCTCTTTCCCTCAGTACAGCGCTTATGGCAGGCAAAACGCGATGGTAACGGCTTTCAAATTACGGAGGAAGAGGCGGAAATACCAAAATTCGCCTTTATTGGCGTCCGCTCTTGCGATATACATGCTATCTCAATTCAAGATAAAACCTTTCTCCAGGGAAAATTTGTTGACCCCAACTATCAATCACGCCGGGAAGATATCTTTCTTGCTGCTATTAATTGTGGAAAAGCCGGGGGTACCTGTTTCTGTGTATCAATGGGTACAGGACCCAGGGCAGACTCAGGTTTTGATATTGCCATGACGGAGATTTTAGAAAACGGCCGACATTATTTTTTAACGGAGATAGGAACAGAACGAGGCGCCGGAATCTTCCGGGAAATCCCGCATAGAAAGGCAGATGAAGAAGAAAAACACACTGCCAATACTGTTGTGGAAAAGACTGCCGGTCAAATGGGAAGATCATTGGATACCCATAACATTAAAGAGATACTCTATAGAAACTATGAGCATCCACGTTGGGATGATGTTGCCCAGCGATGTCTGGCCTGCGCCAATTGTACCCTTGTGTGCCCTACGTGCTTCTGTGCGGCCGTTGAGGATGGAACAGATGTGACCGGGGAGCATGCTGAGCGTTGGAGGAAGTTGGATTCCTGCTTCAACCTGGATCATTCATACATTCACGGAGGGAGCATCAGATCTTCAATAAAGTCCCGCTACCGTCAATGGCTGACACATAAACTTGCAACATGGATTGATCAGTTTGGCACAACAGGTTGTGTTGGTTGCGGACGGTGTATTACATGGTGCCCTGTTGCAATTGATATTACCGAAGAAGCGCGGGCAATTCGTGAAAGCGATCAGGCTAATCAGCAACCACCTTAG
- a CDS encoding cyclic nucleotide-binding protein, whose product MQTPEQSLSEHPFLKGLDPHHITFIAGCASTIHFHDGQSIFREGEAANYFYIILQGKVAIELFVPERGPIMIQTVGYGDVLGWSWLLPPHQWRFDARAVEPTDAILLDGRRLRSKCEQDHDLGYKLLKRFAAVIASRLESTRLQILDVYSVRT is encoded by the coding sequence ATGCAGACACCCGAACAATCTTTATCAGAGCATCCGTTTCTCAAAGGGCTCGATCCTCACCATATTACTTTTATTGCAGGATGTGCATCAACCATTCACTTCCATGATGGACAATCCATTTTCCGTGAAGGTGAAGCGGCAAACTATTTCTATATCATTCTCCAGGGTAAAGTAGCCATTGAACTATTTGTGCCGGAACGTGGTCCCATTATGATACAAACGGTCGGATATGGTGATGTTTTGGGTTGGTCATGGTTACTACCACCCCATCAATGGCGATTTGATGCACGGGCTGTTGAACCAACCGATGCGATTCTCCTTGATGGAAGACGCTTACGTTCCAAATGTGAACAAGACCATGATCTGGGCTATAAGTTGCTTAAGCGTTTTGCTGCTGTCATTGCATCGCGGTTGGAGTCAACCAGATTGCAGATTCTTGATGTCTATAGCGTTCGTACATAA
- a CDS encoding oxidoreductase FAD/NAD(P)-binding domain protein: MRKNIPEPMSPSPFRIQRVQKETHDTFTIDLKPVSGTGDVSFAAGQFNMLYVFGVGEAPISLSGDPINPHLYKHTVREVGVVTKAMRKLKQGEVLGVRGPFGSHWPVEKAIGKDVVMVAGGIGLAPLRPAMYHLISQRNQYGKIVLLYGARTPEDILYKHDLEQWREHFDVEVQVTVDNSDGNWRGDVGVVTTLIRRAQFNPSRAIAMICGPEVMMRFTIAELQNCGAGDDNIFISMERNMRCGIGFCGHCQFGPVFVCKDGPVFNYDGIKNFFGKREI, encoded by the coding sequence ATGCGAAAGAATATTCCGGAGCCAATGTCTCCAAGCCCATTCCGTATACAACGGGTGCAGAAAGAAACACACGATACGTTTACTATCGATCTTAAGCCAGTAAGTGGTACTGGCGATGTATCATTTGCTGCCGGGCAGTTCAATATGCTGTATGTATTTGGAGTTGGTGAAGCCCCTATTTCCCTAAGCGGCGATCCTATCAATCCTCATCTGTACAAGCATACGGTACGTGAAGTAGGAGTAGTAACGAAGGCTATGCGCAAATTGAAACAAGGCGAGGTATTGGGAGTAAGAGGTCCGTTTGGGAGTCATTGGCCCGTAGAGAAGGCAATAGGAAAAGATGTTGTTATGGTAGCAGGAGGGATTGGATTAGCGCCGCTCCGCCCTGCTATGTACCACCTTATCTCACAACGCAATCAGTATGGAAAAATAGTCCTCCTCTATGGCGCCAGAACACCGGAAGATATACTTTACAAACATGATCTGGAACAATGGCGGGAACATTTTGATGTCGAAGTACAGGTTACCGTTGATAATTCCGATGGAAATTGGCGTGGAGATGTCGGTGTCGTTACTACACTCATACGCAGAGCGCAGTTTAATCCTTCGCGTGCTATTGCTATGATTTGTGGCCCTGAGGTAATGATGCGATTCACCATAGCGGAGTTGCAAAATTGCGGCGCCGGAGATGACAATATCTTTATTTCGATGGAACGCAATATGAGATGTGGAATTGGTTTTTGCGGTCATTGTCAGTTTGGACCTGTCTTCGTATGCAAAGACGGTCCTGTATTCAACTACGACGGTATTAAAAACTTTTTTGGAAAGCGGGAGATTTGA